Below is a genomic region from bacterium.
GTTCTGGAAAACCATAGCAATATCCCTGTTTTTAGGAGGGATGTCATTGATCAGTCTATCATCAATATAGATTTCTCCTTCAGTAACTTCCTCCAAGCCAGCAATCATTCGTAGCGTGGTCGATTTACCACAGCCTGAGGGTCCAACTAAAATGCAGAACTCTTTATCAGCAATTTCCAAATTAATATCCTTGGCGCCGATAACACCTCCAGGATATAACTTAGTCGCCTTCCTTAAAACAACCCGCGCCATTCCTACCTCCTGTGTAAAACTGGACTCCTCGCGAAAGCGAGGTTATCCCTTCCTTTCGGAAGGACTCCAAACCTTTCTTAAAAATTGAAATCTATCAAGTCTTTATCTATTATAATCGTCTCCTCTCTGCTTCTGCCCATAGAGACTATGGAGACTTTTGCCTGAACCAGGCTTTCTATTTTACTTAAATATTTCTTTGCATTTTGGGGTAGTAAATTAAATTTCTGAATGCCTTTAGTCTTCTCTTTCCACCCTTTTAACTCTATATAAACTGGTTTACAATCTTTGAAAATTTCTCTGCCAGTGGGAAACTCCCTGATCAATTTTCCCCGGTAGCGATATGCTATACAAATTTTTAAAGGGTCAATCCCATCCAGAACATCCAGCTTGGTCAAGGCCAAACTCCTCAGACCATTTACCCTAACTGCGTGTCGGACAATGGAGGCGTCAAACCAGCCACAGCGTCGAGGCCGGCCTGTAGTTGCTCCAAACTCTTTTCCCTTTTCCTGCAATAGTTTACCTATGCTATTGGAAAGCTCTGTGGGAAATGGTCCCTCTCCTACCCTGGTAGTATATGCCTTGACAATTCCTAAGACTCGATCGACCTGAGTGGGACCTATACCTATACCCACACAGGCTCCACCAGCCACAGGATTGGAAGAGGTAACATAAGGATAACTTCCATAATCAACGTCCAGTAGAGTCCCCTGAGCACTCTCCAGGATAACATTCCTCCCCTGAGAAATTATCCGGTTAATCATTATTGCTGAATCCACAACGAGATCTTTAATTATGGGTAACTGCTTTTTTCTTTTTTCCAGAATCTCTCGCCTCAACTCAGAGAGCTTACACGCTTTCCTCAGAAGAGGCGCCTTTTCTTTCAAGTTCCTTTCCAATAGTTCCCTGAATAGGCGTAGGGAAAGGAAATCAGCCATTCTTATACCCACTCTCGCCACCTTATCGGCGTAGGCTGGCCCGATGCCCTTTCGGGTGGTACCGATTCTCTTCTTACCCTGCTGGATTTCCCTGAGCTGATCCATCCAGCGATGATAGGGCAGAATAATATGGCAGGCATCACTGACAAAAAGCCTGCCTTCTATTTTTATTCCTTTCCTCTCGAGAAAGCGAATCTCTTCTACCAGTGCCTGGGGATCTACTACCACTCCACTTCCAATAATACATTTCTTGCCCGGCTCGAGGATTCCCGCTGGAACCAAGTGGAGAATGAATTCCTGACCATTAAAGACAACAGTATGTCCCGCATTGTTGCCACCCTGGTAGCGGATAATATAATCGGCCTTCTCTGAGAGAAGGTGGACAACTTTGCCTTTACCTTCGTCGCCCCACTGGGCACCTACCACAACTAAAGTAGCCATATTTTATGCTCCGCCTCCCCGTTCCGTTGAAAGTGGAACAGAGATACTTTACAGTTTTAGCCGTTTAAAGATTATATTCACATATCTCAAGTAATAGTTGAGATTGAAGCAAGCATCGATTTCTCTTTTTGTAAAATATTTCCCCACTTCCTTGTCCTTTTTTAGAAGCTCGCGATATTCACTGCCTTCCTTCCAGGCCCTCATAGCACTTCTTTGAGTCAGCTCATATGCCCTCTCCCGGGAAAGTCCCTTCTTTACCAGTTCCAGAAGAATCCTCTGGGAGAAAATGGTATTCTTACTTTTCTCCAGATTCTTCTTCATATTCTCAGGATAGACTATGAGTCTTTTCACGATATTTTCGAACTTCTGCAACATATAATCCAGGAGAACTGTACTATCAGGAATAATAACTCTTTCCACAGAGGAATGTGTAATGTCTCTCTCGTGCCATAGAGGTATATTCTCTAAGGAGGCTACCGCATGGGAGCGAACAAGACGCGCCAGTCCACAAATTCTCTCACAAGTTATGGGGTTCTTTTTGTGGGGCATTGCTGAAGAACCTTTCTGAGTAGGGCTGAAATACTCTTCTACCTCCAGAATCTCAGTCCTCTGGAGGTTTCTTATTTCCAGGGCAAATTTCTCCAGTGAACCGGCTACCAGCGCCAATATGGAAAGGTATTCGGCATGGCGGTCTCTTTGAATTATCTGTGTGGAAATAGGGGCTGGCTTCAACCCAAGTTTTTTACAGACATAGAGTTCCACTTTAGGATTCACGTGAGCATAAGTTCCCACTGCCCCTGAAATTTTTCCCACACCAATCACTTCCCTTGCCCGCCTGAGTCTCTCTAAGCTTCTCAGGGTCTCCTGATACCAGAGTGCCAGTTTCAACCCAAAAGTAATCGGCTCAGCATGGATTCCGTGGGTTCTACCTATCATTATTGTATTCTTATGTTTTATGGCTCTCTTCCTCAGAGTCCGGGAAAGATTCTCCAGATCTTCGATTAAAATATCTATAGCCTCAACCATCTGCACAGCCAGTGCGGTATCCAGAATATCAGAAGAAGTTAATCCCAGATGAATATATCTTCCTTCTTTACCCACACTCTCGCTCAAAGAAGATACAAAAGCGATCACATCGTGATGCACTTTGCTCTCTATCTTTTTAATCCTTGCCAAGTTAAAGCGTGCTTTTCTCTTAATTTTAATGAGCGCACTCCTGGGAATCTCTCCAAGATTACTCAGAGCTTCGCAAACAGCCAGCTCAATTTCCATCATTATCCCGAACCTGTTCTCGTCAGTCCAGATTCTCCCCATTTTAGGAAGAGTATAGCGAGAAATCATTTATCCTCCCTATAAATAAACTATCTTTTAACTCCCTGTTTCAACTGGCAAAGTTCCACTTTTGTTTCTTTAAATAGTTTCCGCGCCATCTCATCAGGATATTCACCTTTAAAAACAGCTCGAGTTATCCCCGCCTGAATTATCATCTTGGCGCAGAGAATACAAGGTTGATGCGTACAATATATGGTAGCGTTCTTTATATCTACACCATTAGCAGCAGCAAATAACAATGCATTCTGTTCACCGTGGAGCCCCCGGCACAATTCCTGCATCTTGCCAGAGGGAACGTTCTTCTTTTCTCGAACACACCCTACCTGTTCACAGTGGGGCAGTCCGGTTAAAGTCCCATTATATCCTGTGGCAAGAATTCTCTTCTCCCGCACAATGATTGCTCCCACCTGCCTCCTCAGACAGGTGGAACGTTTAGCCACAGTATCAGCAATTTCCATAAAGTAGTCATCCCACGACGGCCGTCCCATTTTTTTCCTTTTTCTCCTAATGCGAAGGAATTTGGTGTAGCGAGCATTTCTTATAGCAGCAAAGCATAAGCTTTGCTTCCTCTGTAGGGGACGGACTCTGTGCCGTCCCTCCTTCGGGCGACCACGGAGTGTCGCCCCTACACCGACGCAGAACTATCGCTCTGCGGCTATAATGAAAAATGACTCTGACCCCTTTTCTTTTTTTAATGTTTGAAATGGCGCATTCTGGTGAAGGCCATAGCAATTTTATGCTCATTACAAGCAGTAATCGACTCCTTATCCCTCAAGGAACCTCCCGGCTGAATAATTGCTGTAACCCCAAAGGTAGCAGCCAAATCGACAGAGTCACGGAAAGGAAAGAAAGCATCTGAAGCCAGAACTATAAGCCCCTTATATTTCCCGAATTGCTCCCCCATCTTCCTCTTCGCAATTTTCACTGCATCCACACGAGACATCTGACCAGCTCCGATGCCTAGCGTCTGGCTTTCGCTTGCCAGAACAATGGCATTCGACTTAACGTGCTTACAAACTTTCCAGGCAAACAGGAGAGCTTTCAATTCCACATCGCCTGGCTTCTTCTCAGTAACTACTTCCAGACCATCAGCAAAAGTTTTCAAATCCTTAGTCTGAGCTAACAGCCCTCCGGAAACTCTCCGGTAATCGAGCTGAAGAGAAGATAATTTTCTTTCACCAGACAACTTTAACAATCGGATATCTTTCTTCACTTTCAGAACTTTAACAGCTTCATCTTCAAAATCCGGGGCAATCACTGCCTCAACAAAGGTCTTAACAATCTCTTCTGCGGTTTTACTATCCACCTTGCGATTGAAGCCGACAATGGACCCAAAGGCACTAACCGGGTCGCATTGGCGAGCTTTCTTATAAGTCTCAAGAAGAGCACGACCAGTGGCCACACCACAGGGGTTAGTATGCTTAATAATCACTGCTACTGGCTCTTCAAATTCTTCCACGATATTGACTGCTGCATCTAAATCCAGAATATTGTTAAAAGAAAGCTCCTTGCCTCCCAGTTTTTCTACATCTGCTATTCCCTGCCCTTTTCCTTTAACTAATTCTCTATAAAATGCTGCGCTTTGATGGGGATTCTCTCCATACCTCAAATCCTTTACCTTCTCCAGCTGGAGTTGCAATAAATCCGGAAAAAGAGAAGGAGAGGAAGAGGAAGTGAGAAAATAATGGTAGATATGGTAATTATATTTAGAGAGATGTCGAAATATATCTGTGGTTAATCTTAGAGAGGTCTCCTCGCTTACCGCACCTTTATTCTTTTTCATCTCTTCCAGAACGGAACCATAATGTTGAGGATCAGAAATTGGCACTACCCACTTATAATTCTTGGCTGCTGACCTCAACATAGTTGGACCACCGATGTCAATATTCTCAATAGCCTCCTCTTTAGTAACGCCCTCTTTGGCAATTGTGGCTTCAAATGGATAAAGGTTAATTACTACCATGTCAATCAGTTCTATGTTATGCTTTTCTGTCTCTTTCATGTGTTGGGGATTATCCCTGAGGGCAAGCAAAGCCCCATGAACTTTGGGATGCAAAGTCTTCACTCTTCCTTCCAGTACCTCAGGGAAACCCGTATAATCTGAAACCGAGCGGATGGATATTCCTGCTTCCTTTAACATCTTAGCAGTCCCGCCGGTAGAAATAATCTCCACTCCCAAATCTTTCAAACCACGGGCAAACTCTACAATTCCTGTCTT
It encodes:
- a CDS encoding adenylosuccinate synthase → MATLVVVGAQWGDEGKGKVVHLLSEKADYIIRYQGGNNAGHTVVFNGQEFILHLVPAGILEPGKKCIIGSGVVVDPQALVEEIRFLERKGIKIEGRLFVSDACHIILPYHRWMDQLREIQQGKKRIGTTRKGIGPAYADKVARVGIRMADFLSLRLFRELLERNLKEKAPLLRKACKLSELRREILEKRKKQLPIIKDLVVDSAIMINRIISQGRNVILESAQGTLLDVDYGSYPYVTSSNPVAGGACVGIGIGPTQVDRVLGIVKAYTTRVGEGPFPTELSNSIGKLLQEKGKEFGATTGRPRRCGWFDASIVRHAVRVNGLRSLALTKLDVLDGIDPLKICIAYRYRGKLIREFPTGREIFKDCKPVYIELKGWKEKTKGIQKFNLLPQNAKKYLSKIESLVQAKVSIVSMGRSREETIIIDKDLIDFNF
- the purB gene encoding adenylosuccinate lyase → MISRYTLPKMGRIWTDENRFGIMMEIELAVCEALSNLGEIPRSALIKIKRKARFNLARIKKIESKVHHDVIAFVSSLSESVGKEGRYIHLGLTSSDILDTALAVQMVEAIDILIEDLENLSRTLRKRAIKHKNTIMIGRTHGIHAEPITFGLKLALWYQETLRSLERLRRAREVIGVGKISGAVGTYAHVNPKVELYVCKKLGLKPAPISTQIIQRDRHAEYLSILALVAGSLEKFALEIRNLQRTEILEVEEYFSPTQKGSSAMPHKKNPITCERICGLARLVRSHAVASLENIPLWHERDITHSSVERVIIPDSTVLLDYMLQKFENIVKRLIVYPENMKKNLEKSKNTIFSQRILLELVKKGLSRERAYELTQRSAMRAWKEGSEYRELLKKDKEVGKYFTKREIDACFNLNYYLRYVNIIFKRLKL
- a CDS encoding cytidine/deoxycytidylate deaminase family protein, translated to MGRPSWDDYFMEIADTVAKRSTCLRRQVGAIIVREKRILATGYNGTLTGLPHCEQVGCVREKKNVPSGKMQELCRGLHGEQNALLFAAANGVDIKNATIYCTHQPCILCAKMIIQAGITRAVFKGEYPDEMARKLFKETKVELCQLKQGVKR
- the purH gene encoding bifunctional phosphoribosylaminoimidazolecarboxamide formyltransferase/IMP cyclohydrolase; this translates as MPQVKRALISVFDKTGIVEFARGLKDLGVEIISTGGTAKMLKEAGISIRSVSDYTGFPEVLEGRVKTLHPKVHGALLALRDNPQHMKETEKHNIELIDMVVINLYPFEATIAKEGVTKEEAIENIDIGGPTMLRSAAKNYKWVVPISDPQHYGSVLEEMKKNKGAVSEETSLRLTTDIFRHLSKYNYHIYHYFLTSSSSPSLFPDLLQLQLEKVKDLRYGENPHQSAAFYRELVKGKGQGIADVEKLGGKELSFNNILDLDAAVNIVEEFEEPVAVIIKHTNPCGVATGRALLETYKKARQCDPVSAFGSIVGFNRKVDSKTAEEIVKTFVEAVIAPDFEDEAVKVLKVKKDIRLLKLSGERKLSSLQLDYRRVSGGLLAQTKDLKTFADGLEVVTEKKPGDVELKALLFAWKVCKHVKSNAIVLASESQTLGIGAGQMSRVDAVKIAKRKMGEQFGKYKGLIVLASDAFFPFRDSVDLAATFGVTAIIQPGGSLRDKESITACNEHKIAMAFTRMRHFKH